TAATCACATTTTCTCCCCATTTgggtttctctctctctctctctctctctgtatatATAAACCAAAAATCTTAAGATATTTCTTTTGCGGCGATCTGGGCTTTGGTTCGcttatcttcttcttcttcttcttcttctctcaccCTCCTCCGTTCATCCAGATCTTGTGGTGAACAGGGGTGTGAATAAAGTCTGTTCCtttattattatttgatttgatttgattttggtCCGATCTGTCTGTTTTTATTGATTGTTTGGGGTTTGAGATTTGAAAGATGTCTGCTTTATCTAAATTGATTGAGATGGCTGAAGGGGGATCTCGTTATTGCTCTAAAAAGTCTGATGATATCTGTAGTGATATTTGCGATGAGGTaatcttgatttgatgtttgcattgtgggtttttgtttgttgtttggatttgatgatgatgatgatttaggattattattattattattattgtcacCCTTTTGATTATAAATTCAGAAGCTTTATATTTTAATTCAAATTGTTATTGATGATATCGCAAATGTTTGTTTTTGCCCTCTTTAATTTTGGCTTTTTCTGTTTAATTGTGTTTGTTTTTATATTGTTTGTGATTAGGGATTTCAGTTTTCATTATAAATAAATTGAGATGATGTGTTGTAGAATATGTGCTTCTATATTTATTGAAGAATCAATTACTTGATGAAAATCCCATTAAAAAGTTATCTTTTTTAATCTAAACAGGATTTTATTGAAGAATCAATTACTTGATGAAAATCCCATAAAAAGTTGTCTTTTTTAATCTAAACAATAAAAATTGATCAAGGAGTTTTATCGTTCAAGTTTTAAACGAAAGTGTATATTTTGATTTGCAGGAGTCAGGAAAACCATCCACGATGGCAAGAATACGGTGCATTCTACGCGGGTTGGAGTTAAAAACGATCATCTGTCTTCTAATAATGGTCCCAATCATCATACTCGGTTTGTATGTTCACGGCCAAAAAGTGTCTTACTTTTTGCGGCCCTTATGGGAATCACCACCAAAACCGTTCAACGAGATCCCACATTATTATCATGAAAACGTGTCGATGGAGAATCTCTGCAAGCTTCACGGTTGGGGGATCCGCGAGTTCCCAAGGCGCGTGTATGATGCAGTTTTATTCAGTAACGAAGTTGAGCTTTTAACAATTAGGTGGCATGAGTTGTACCCTTACGTTACCGAATTTGTACTCCTTGAGTCAAACTCGACGTTCACAGGGTTACCTAAGCCCCTGGTGTTTGCTAGTCATCGCGATGAATTCAAATTTGTCGAGCCCAGATTAACATACGGTCAAATTCCCGGTCGATTTCGTAAAGGTGAAAACCCGTTTGTCGAAGAAGGGTATCAAAGATTTGCGTTAGATTATCTTTTGAAAAAAGCGGGAATTCAAGATGACGATTTGTTGATAATGTCAGATGTTGACGAGATACCAAGTAGACATACGATAAATCTTTTACGATGGTGTGACGACATACCTCCGGTTCTTCATCTTCGTTTAAAGAACTACTTATATTCTTTCGAATTTCTTTTGGATGATAAAAGTTGGCGAGCTTCGGTCCATCGATACCAATCCGGAACAACAACTTACGCTCATTTCCGACAGTCGGATGCAATCTTGGCCGATGCAGGATGGCATTGTAGCTTTTGTTTTCGCCACATCAGCGAGTTTATCTTCAAGATGAAAGCTTATAGCCATGTCGATAGAGTGCGGTTCAACAAGTTCTTGAACCCTAACAGGGTTCAGAAAGTAATCTGCAAAGGGGCAGATCTTTTCGATATGTTACCAGAAGAATACACTTTCAAAGAAATTATCGGCAAAATGGGACCCATACCGCATTCCtattctgctgttcatcttcccgCACATCTTATCGAAAACGCAGATAAATACAAATTTCTGTTACCTGGAAATTGTATAAGAGAAAGTGGGTAACCGGGTTTCTGTGTAAAGATGGAAGCTTTATAGTTGAAAGACGAAACCCAACAAGTTTGACCCTAAAATAGTCAACTCTTGATGTTTTCTTGATGGGTTTTATGGGGTGGTGGTGTATATAGTCTGTTTTTTGGTTGTTGTTGGTAGAGTTGACTTTTATTCAGAATCTTGGCATAGGTATTTGCTGAGTTGGCGGGAAGCTGTGCTTTCATGGAGATGCAATTCATGGGATTTTGTCTGTTTATTATTAGGCATCACCCAGACAGTTTCAGGCTTTTCTCTTATATTAGGAAATTTTGAATGTGAGACTAATCTTTTATAAATAACTATTCAAAATTCATGTTTATAGATTTTTTTCTTTATAATTTGTTTCTTGGGTTTTCCTGTTTGAAAATCTCTTTCAAGCAGCGGTTCATAGTGTGCAAACCAGACCTTGTTATGAAAACATCATGACGCGAATGAAGCTAGTCCGTTTTGGTGCCTAATGTATATTCTTGAAAGGGTGCTGCTAAACATACCCCCTCTCTCACAAAACGTGAGGATGACCCACTATTAAAAAATAATCACATGGGGTACTTTCAACAGAGAGGGGGCATGTTTAGGGTCATTTAGCAGCGGTTCATAGTGTGCAAACCGGGCCATCAGTGGCAGTTGCTGCTGTTCCCGGTCCAGTTATGTAAACATTATGACGCGACCAAAGCTAGTCCTTCAGGTGCTCACAATATATTCTTGAAAGAGTGGTGTTAAACGTACCCTTCTCTCTCACAAAACATGGAGGATGGTTAACcgttaaaaataatatttctcTCACATAGGGGTACGTTCAGCACAGACTGGGTATGCTTAGCCAGATCAGTGAAAGCATTCGTTATTATACCATTTTTTAAGGTTTATGAAACTTGTAAGTCTGTATCTACTAGCATAGACTTCAGGGTTTGTACTCATCATTTAATTTTGAGTAAATTATGTTTTTGAcccttgtggttatatcacttttactatattagcccaaaataagaatttttaacatatctgccccccatgatctctataactaaccattttggcccctaagtctaaccattttggcccccgtggtctctataactaaccattttggcccccatgatctctagacttaagggccaaaatggttagttataaagaccatgggggcagatatgttaaaaattcttattttgggctaatgtagtaaaagtgatataatcacATGGGCTataaaagtaatttactctttaattttttttaacaaccaAGCAAAATAACATTAAACCAAAGAGGTCTAGCCAAAAACTAACATCATGACAGCCAACACAACAAACAAAAGAAAATGCACAACTCTAGCTTTTAATGGCAACGTAACACCAGCCTATAACCCACCCCTTTTTTGTGGTAACCTGCAATGGATACACAGCAGCACCATCCCAATCCCAGCTCAGTTGGACCAGACGACAATGCGCAAACCAGAAACATATAATCGCCACCCCTTGGAGAATGCATCTACCATGACCATGAATGGCCACTAATGAGGAGGAATAGCTCAACGAGCTCCCGAACGAGAAATAAAACGACCAGAACTGACCGCCAACATGAACAAGAATGTGGAGAAACCAAATTGCACATTAGCTGCCCCCTAAATTACACAGGCTCCAGTAGATCatttaaggggctgtttggcaacttctgaatggttaagtgttgaaccagtaagaggtctgaaccattaagtgttgaaacactaaaaggtttaaaccattaagagcctgtataatgctcttaacaattcagaggcaaatgtctgaccaattcagattagaggtcttaaccattcagactcagtataatactTGGCCATTCAGACATCTACTTGCGAAACAAACcgtctgaaccattaaatgctgaatcagtaagaggtctgaaccagtaagaaatctgaaccattaagaggtaaacaaacaacccctaaatgTTATACCAAAAGAAATTAGATAAACGCAAGTTTAAATATAAAAACAATGTTACATTTTTCTAACATGCTTTGCAAACATTTGTCTAAAGAAAACCGGTTAGAATCAATATATTTTTGATAAAATATAGAATAGTTTTGTTATTCGTCGTGGTAATTTAAAAATTATGGAACCGAGTAACTAAAAGGGCCTAACTCGTTCATAACATCTAAAAAACTTATGGAGTTGATCCATCATTGATCATACCACCTATATAGAGAGCATTTGGGTCATTCCTACCAAAAAAAAtctcttctttttttttaaatattttttattttttgcatTGAGAAATCTCTTGTTATGTACTTCACATTTTATTAtcttcaatctttccattttactttagaaaaaaacaaaacaaaaacatccATCACAATGATCAATGGTCCTGATTTGTTTGTCTTATAAAGAATGTAACCATCTTGAGTCATATTCGATACATCAGAACAAAATAACGCCACACCAtcattatgttaaaaaaaaaaaaaaaaaaaaacgtgagGTAATACCACCACGACAAAGTACGTAGCTTTGTGTACTATGAGATCGCCGCAGTCACACATCCCTAGGTTCGTCTTCACAATTATCATTTTATGAGTTCTTAAATATCCTTCATTTTAAAAGACAAACTTAAGTAAAGTAATTCCATATATGAACATGTGATTTCTAAGATTTCTGTTAAAGTTTCTTGTAAAAATACTTTTAAAGACATAGTGAAAGTTGCATTTGCTTTGATAATAATGGTCATGGAACATGAATCATATTTCTTCATGAAGAAGAATCTTTCTTTTTTAATTGAGGATGTCGACATCACTCACTAAAATTGAAAACAATTTGTATTTACAAATTACAATTATTGCCTAAAGTTTCTTATTTAATAACTTACTTGCTTcttcttttattttgttttatttgaggttgatttattttaaaacttacgaAATTTGTAGTGTAGACACTTGCCATTGTGAATGAAGATCTATTATTATTAAGTGCACTGAGTAATATTAAAGTTATTAGATTATTTTTAAGCAGGCATAAGTTTAGTGTATATGTCAATGTCATCACTTTTTGCTTAATATATAGCTTTTATTAACAAATGGGTCTATTAGAAAACTTGTTGGGCCGGGCCATATACGAAACTTAAGACCAAACACCAAATAACAAGATTGATAATCGGATTCAGTAACATGATCATTGGGCCTTTTAAAGGAATCAAGACATAATATTATCAAAACATGCATGCTCTTTAGTCTTCGGTCTTGAATTTTTCTATACAATACTGAATTTACTGGCAACACTATAAGAGGTAAATGACACTTCACTAATAATTGGAAAGACAAAAGACTATTACATTCGTCATAACATAAATATATTCTAACCTTGAAGGGGTTGGcaaccattgggtgtcagcctAGTGGCCACCGATCTCCACTTTAAACCGGCTCGAGGATCCATAGAGGTCATGGGTTCGAAACCTGGTAACCCCAGGCTCTTCAATTCCCCTCTAGTTGGCAGGGGTTTCTCCGTCAGGCAGCGTTGTCGGGTCGCTAGCTTGGGAAGTGAGATCACTTCCACGGTCGGGGGTACCGTGCATCTACCCTATTTTTTGAAGGGGTTGGCACACTGGTAAGCGTCTGAGTCTTCCTAGCAAAAGGTCTCATGTTGGAATCCAGTTTACCAGTTCTATGCCTTTAACCCACCTTAACCCCTTGAAGGACACCTGCCCAGGTGCCTTTAACCTCACCCCGTCCCATTGGTTAGCAGGGTATTGGTGGGTCCCATGAGTTTAGCGGTGACCTGTTTTGGGGAAAAGTAAATATATCCTATTATTCTTCATTCTTGAGTCTTGTTAACTGATCGATTATAATACTTACTAGAATGCCAACGGTCAAATTGAGAATTAATGCTTTAGATTAGTGATCAAAGTTGAAGCACTTTGTGACATGAGATAAGATGCTTAACACTTATTGATACCAACCCGATTATAATATAGAAAAAAATACATTTCTCAACGTGTATCGAATCACCAAAACTCCTATAAATTGAGCACCATAACAAGCATCAGAACCACAACCaattaagttttaacaaaactttgtatttccaaaaaaaaaaaatggttctCTGGAATGAGTCTCAGAAC
The Helianthus annuus cultivar XRQ/B chromosome 6, HanXRQr2.0-SUNRISE, whole genome shotgun sequence genome window above contains:
- the LOC110865126 gene encoding beta-1,4-mannosyl-glycoprotein 4-beta-N-acetylglucosaminyltransferase; this encodes MSALSKLIEMAEGGSRYCSKKSDDICSDICDEESGKPSTMARIRCILRGLELKTIICLLIMVPIIILGLYVHGQKVSYFLRPLWESPPKPFNEIPHYYHENVSMENLCKLHGWGIREFPRRVYDAVLFSNEVELLTIRWHELYPYVTEFVLLESNSTFTGLPKPLVFASHRDEFKFVEPRLTYGQIPGRFRKGENPFVEEGYQRFALDYLLKKAGIQDDDLLIMSDVDEIPSRHTINLLRWCDDIPPVLHLRLKNYLYSFEFLLDDKSWRASVHRYQSGTTTYAHFRQSDAILADAGWHCSFCFRHISEFIFKMKAYSHVDRVRFNKFLNPNRVQKVICKGADLFDMLPEEYTFKEIIGKMGPIPHSYSAVHLPAHLIENADKYKFLLPGNCIRESG